The following proteins come from a genomic window of Solwaraspora sp. WMMA2065:
- a CDS encoding AEC family transporter, with product MRAIVAGFAAIWSVTLIGYLIGRFELLGPDGTAVLARLAFFIATPALLFTTLAGTSPTEVFTPAFLAYLASTVVVAAAYLALAGWLWQRPAGDVTIGALGASYVNAANLGIPVAAYVLDDVSVVAPVLLFQVLVAAPVAFAVLDFTAGDRRPSVRRLLSLPARNPIMIASAAGLALAISRWQPPAELLRPAELLGAAAVPLALLALGMSLPGSRPLAADPQARERYTAVALKVLGQPAAAYLIARHGLGLSGTALLAAVVTAALPTAQNVFIFATRYQRGQRLARDSVVLSTVATAVTLMLIAAVLG from the coding sequence ATGCGCGCCATCGTCGCCGGGTTCGCCGCGATCTGGTCGGTGACCCTGATCGGGTACCTGATCGGCCGTTTCGAGCTGCTCGGCCCGGATGGCACCGCCGTCCTGGCCCGGCTGGCCTTCTTCATCGCGACGCCGGCGCTGTTGTTCACCACCTTGGCGGGCACGTCCCCGACCGAGGTGTTCACCCCCGCGTTCCTCGCCTACCTGGCGAGCACCGTGGTGGTGGCGGCCGCCTACCTGGCGCTCGCCGGTTGGCTGTGGCAGCGGCCGGCCGGCGATGTCACCATCGGCGCGCTCGGCGCCTCCTATGTGAACGCAGCCAACCTCGGCATCCCGGTAGCGGCGTACGTGCTCGACGACGTTTCGGTCGTCGCGCCGGTGCTGCTGTTCCAGGTGCTCGTCGCGGCACCGGTGGCCTTCGCCGTCCTGGACTTCACCGCCGGCGACCGCCGCCCGTCCGTCCGTCGGCTGCTGTCCCTGCCGGCCCGCAACCCGATCATGATCGCCTCGGCGGCGGGCCTGGCACTGGCGATCAGCCGGTGGCAGCCACCCGCCGAGCTGCTGCGCCCCGCCGAACTGCTTGGTGCGGCCGCCGTACCGCTGGCTCTGCTGGCCCTCGGAATGTCCCTGCCCGGAAGCCGGCCGCTGGCGGCCGACCCGCAGGCCCGGGAACGCTACACCGCCGTCGCCCTCAAGGTGCTCGGCCAGCCGGCGGCGGCCTACCTGATCGCCCGACACGGTCTCGGCCTCAGCGGCACCGCGTTGCTCGCCGCAGTGGTCACCGCCGCGCTACCGACGGCGCAGAACGTCTTCATCTTCGCCACCCGGTACCAGCGCGGTCAACGCCTCGCCCGGGACTCGGTGGTGCTCTCCACGGTCGCCACCGCCGTCACCCTGATGCTGATCGCCGCCGTGCTCGGCTGA
- the secA2 gene encoding accessory Sec system translocase SecA2 has protein sequence MGVSQRLKSRFRRFLQRPGSTVDLAPLAKLLPDIAGREDDLRALDDAELTAEAGRASEFVDLCAVGREAARRAIGERPFDEQLLGAMSLLAGKVAEMATGEGKTLTATIAAYGHVRRGNGPVHVLTVNDYLARRDAEWMAPVYQLLGLTVGWVTEASSPEQRRTAYQRDVTYVSVSEAGFDFLRDQLVTDIADRVQPPLSTAIVDEADSILIDEARVPMVLAGAVVGEQDPVHTAAALVRGLRAGRDYEVADDGRSVAFTSAGLAAVEAKLDGVDLYADDNVGQLSAIHVALHAHALLHRDVDYIVRDGAVELVDEMRGRVAQRRRWPDGLQAAVEAKEGLNATAEGEVLGTITVQAFVAAYRTLCGMTATAVLVGDQLREFFKLEVAVIPPHTPCVRTDESDRIYATRAEKDEALVAEISSAHATGRPVLIGTLDVKESESLAASLGEAGVPCVVLNAKNDDEEAAIIAEAGALGAVTVSTQMAGRGVDIRLGGSDQSDRDQVAELGGLYVIGSGRHDSRRVDNQLRGRAGRQGDPGGSVFFVSLEDDLVVRHAPDAIPPSPRMTPDGIVQDEQVDFAIEHAQRIAEGVDYEIHRNTWRYSVVIEQQRKALAERRERLLTTEVAALMLMDRFPQRCAEMDEDLLSRAARSIALYHLDRLWTEHLAELSEVREGVHLRALGRLDPLDEFHRAAVPAFNQLIPEIEARTVATFEQTEFDEDWQPDEAQLVRPSATWTYLVHDNPFGSELDRLISSVGRRLSGSGRR, from the coding sequence ATGGGTGTGTCGCAGCGTCTGAAGAGTCGGTTCCGGCGTTTCCTCCAGCGGCCGGGCAGCACGGTCGACCTCGCTCCGTTGGCGAAACTGCTCCCCGACATCGCCGGCCGGGAGGACGACCTGCGGGCGCTCGACGACGCCGAGTTGACCGCCGAGGCCGGCCGGGCCAGCGAGTTCGTCGACCTCTGCGCAGTCGGCCGGGAGGCTGCCCGGCGGGCCATCGGCGAGCGGCCGTTCGACGAGCAACTGCTCGGCGCGATGTCCCTGCTGGCCGGCAAGGTCGCGGAGATGGCCACCGGTGAGGGCAAGACCCTGACCGCCACGATCGCCGCCTACGGGCACGTGCGGCGGGGCAACGGCCCGGTGCACGTGCTGACGGTCAACGACTACCTCGCCCGCCGCGACGCCGAGTGGATGGCGCCGGTCTACCAGTTGCTCGGGCTGACCGTCGGCTGGGTCACCGAGGCCAGCAGCCCCGAGCAGCGGCGCACCGCGTACCAGCGGGACGTCACCTACGTCTCGGTGAGCGAGGCCGGCTTCGACTTCCTGCGTGACCAGCTGGTCACCGACATCGCCGACCGGGTCCAGCCGCCGCTGTCCACGGCGATCGTCGACGAGGCCGACTCGATCCTCATCGACGAGGCCCGGGTGCCGATGGTGCTGGCCGGGGCGGTCGTCGGTGAACAGGACCCGGTGCACACCGCCGCCGCGCTGGTACGCGGGCTGCGCGCCGGCCGGGACTACGAGGTCGCCGACGACGGCCGCAGCGTCGCGTTCACCTCCGCCGGGCTGGCCGCGGTCGAGGCCAAGCTGGACGGCGTCGACCTGTACGCCGACGACAACGTCGGGCAGCTGTCCGCGATCCACGTCGCCCTGCACGCCCACGCGTTGCTGCACCGCGACGTCGACTACATCGTCCGCGACGGCGCCGTGGAGCTGGTGGACGAGATGCGCGGTCGGGTGGCGCAGCGCCGCCGGTGGCCGGACGGGCTGCAGGCGGCGGTCGAGGCCAAGGAGGGTCTCAACGCCACGGCCGAGGGTGAGGTGCTCGGCACCATCACCGTGCAGGCGTTCGTCGCGGCGTACCGCACCCTGTGCGGGATGACCGCGACGGCGGTCCTCGTCGGCGACCAGCTCCGCGAGTTCTTCAAGCTGGAGGTGGCGGTGATCCCGCCACACACCCCGTGCGTACGGACCGACGAGTCGGACCGGATCTACGCCACCCGCGCGGAGAAGGACGAGGCGCTGGTCGCCGAGATCAGCTCGGCCCACGCCACCGGGCGTCCGGTGCTGATCGGCACCCTCGACGTCAAGGAGTCGGAGAGCCTGGCTGCGTCGCTGGGGGAGGCCGGTGTGCCCTGCGTGGTACTCAACGCCAAGAACGACGACGAGGAAGCCGCGATCATCGCCGAGGCCGGCGCGCTGGGTGCGGTGACGGTGTCCACCCAGATGGCCGGGCGCGGCGTGGACATCCGCCTCGGCGGCAGCGACCAGTCCGACCGGGACCAGGTCGCGGAGCTGGGTGGGCTGTACGTGATCGGCAGCGGTCGGCACGACAGCCGGCGGGTGGACAACCAGTTGCGCGGCCGGGCCGGTCGCCAGGGCGACCCGGGTGGTTCGGTGTTCTTCGTCAGCCTGGAGGACGACCTGGTCGTCCGGCACGCCCCGGACGCGATCCCACCCTCGCCCCGGATGACGCCCGACGGCATCGTCCAGGACGAGCAGGTGGATTTCGCCATCGAACACGCCCAGCGGATCGCCGAGGGTGTCGACTACGAGATCCACCGGAACACCTGGCGCTACAGCGTGGTGATCGAACAGCAGCGCAAGGCGCTCGCTGAGCGGCGGGAGCGGCTGCTGACCACCGAAGTCGCCGCGCTGATGCTGATGGACCGGTTCCCGCAGCGGTGCGCCGAGATGGACGAGGACCTGCTGTCGCGGGCGGCCCGTTCGATCGCCCTCTACCACCTGGACCGGCTCTGGACCGAACACCTCGCCGAACTGTCCGAGGTGCGCGAGGGTGTGCATCTGCGGGCGCTCGGCCGGCTCGATCCACTCGACGAGTTCCACCGGGCTGCCGTGCCCGCGTTCAACCAGCTGATCCCGGAGATCGAGGCCCGCACCGTCGCGACGTTCGAGCAGACCGAGTTCGACGAGGACTGGCAGCCTGACGAGGCCCAGCTGGTACGGCCCAGTGCGACCTGGACCTACCTGGTACACGACAACCCGTTCGGCTCCGAACTGGACCGGCTGATCTCCTCCGTTGGCCGCCGGCTCAGTGGCAGCGGCCGCCGCTGA
- a CDS encoding DUF305 domain-containing protein, with amino-acid sequence MSRLSLGRHRRLLALALIPAVVVVAVVVLRTTATTSATTNDAATGSAGTSTGTDAPPVILPGRPGEPAELRPGADVTIDPPQYNALDTWYVQMMIPHHTQAVQMAALAADRSADPGVRAFADRIRAGQAAEIAVLRQWLQDRRLPAGEHDHDTMPGMQTEQAVRELAAARGAEFDRLFVAMMTDHHQGAVEMSDRVLTGGSDVTVEELATSIAAEQAVEINRMRDLLDS; translated from the coding sequence ATGTCCCGACTGTCACTCGGCCGGCACCGGCGGCTACTGGCACTCGCCCTGATCCCGGCCGTGGTCGTCGTCGCGGTGGTCGTGCTACGGACCACCGCAACGACCTCGGCCACCACCAACGACGCAGCGACCGGGTCGGCGGGAACGTCCACCGGCACGGACGCACCGCCGGTGATCCTTCCCGGCCGGCCCGGCGAGCCGGCCGAGCTGCGCCCCGGTGCGGACGTGACCATCGATCCACCGCAGTACAACGCGCTGGACACCTGGTACGTCCAGATGATGATCCCGCACCACACCCAGGCCGTGCAGATGGCAGCGCTCGCCGCCGACCGCAGTGCCGACCCAGGGGTACGGGCGTTCGCCGACCGCATCCGGGCTGGGCAGGCCGCCGAGATCGCCGTACTCCGGCAATGGCTGCAGGACCGGCGGCTACCCGCCGGTGAACACGACCACGACACGATGCCCGGGATGCAGACCGAGCAGGCCGTCCGGGAACTGGCGGCCGCCCGGGGAGCCGAGTTCGACCGGCTCTTCGTGGCGATGATGACCGACCACCACCAAGGTGCCGTCGAAATGTCCGACCGGGTGCTCACCGGCGGCAGCGACGTGACCGTCGAGGAACTCGCCACCTCGATCGCGGCCGAACAGGCCGTCGAGATCAACCGGATGCGGGACCTGCTGGACAGCTGA
- a CDS encoding TraR/DksA C4-type zinc finger protein, translating into MLTHDVNRRPGLGVPGTIDSDRIRTALTSRYQELTAEYEQAMTQSQVLRLVEGGDTAGDDQADSGTKTAERDAAQSLIRTILERRTQFEHALARLAAGDYGRCEGCAVAIPVERLEIYPSATTCVTCKQSRERRAA; encoded by the coding sequence ATGCTGACGCATGACGTGAACCGGCGACCGGGACTCGGCGTACCGGGAACCATCGACAGTGATCGTATCCGCACCGCGCTGACCAGCCGGTACCAGGAGTTGACGGCTGAGTACGAGCAGGCGATGACGCAGAGCCAGGTGCTGCGGCTGGTCGAAGGGGGCGACACCGCCGGCGACGACCAGGCCGACAGCGGCACGAAGACCGCCGAGCGGGACGCGGCCCAGTCTTTGATCCGTACCATCCTGGAGCGTCGCACCCAGTTCGAGCATGCCCTGGCCCGTCTCGCCGCCGGCGACTACGGGCGTTGCGAGGGCTGCGCCGTAGCCATTCCGGTGGAGCGGCTGGAGATCTACCCCTCGGCCACCACCTGCGTCACCTGCAAGCAGTCCCGGGAACGGCGGGCGGCCTGA
- a CDS encoding DUF2231 domain-containing protein, protein MQAQFRVPGQPIQPMLVTLPFGLFVCAALFDISVVAGAPDLFGEVGYWTLVAGLAAMALTVAVGLVDLWDEPSGPVRSSLVRFNLISTAMGGLFLLAGLIRTSGPTSLAGVPLLIVELVGLGVGVAGLRHGTALLRHVGEVAAADEGIRRSDGLDALARR, encoded by the coding sequence ATGCAGGCGCAATTCCGCGTGCCCGGCCAGCCGATCCAGCCGATGCTGGTGACCCTGCCGTTCGGACTGTTCGTCTGTGCGGCCCTGTTCGACATCTCGGTGGTGGCCGGGGCACCCGACCTGTTCGGTGAGGTCGGCTACTGGACGTTGGTCGCCGGGCTGGCCGCCATGGCGCTGACCGTGGCGGTGGGTCTGGTCGATCTCTGGGACGAGCCGTCCGGTCCGGTCCGCTCCTCGCTGGTCCGGTTCAACCTGATCAGTACGGCGATGGGTGGGCTGTTCCTGCTCGCCGGCTTGATCCGTACCTCCGGTCCGACGTCGTTGGCCGGCGTCCCGTTGTTGATCGTGGAGCTGGTCGGCCTCGGCGTGGGGGTGGCGGGCCTGCGTCACGGCACGGCTCTGCTGCGCCACGTCGGGGAGGTGGCGGCCGCCGATGAGGGCATTCGCCGGTCGGACGGGTTGGACGCGCTGGCCCGCCGCTAG
- a CDS encoding winged helix-turn-helix domain-containing protein, translating to MSVSPASPRAGWSGLPPSGAARPPAAPRRGTGPAMATVTVTVSIPLTAGEEALSSSARRLLEAARELVERGEATVEMPTVDATRAQPGAALDQIGAGRDAPGPTSAAGGVFTDPATRSRRTTTVAVPALHVMVASRTVLLDGEPLLLTRLEFDLLLHLVENPRRVFTRLQLLAAVWGYEHTGVRTVDVHIRRLRGKVGNSPLITTVYGVGYRLADDVRISIDTAG from the coding sequence ATGTCGGTCAGCCCTGCCTCGCCGCGCGCCGGCTGGTCCGGTTTGCCACCGTCTGGTGCGGCCCGTCCGCCCGCCGCGCCGCGGCGGGGGACCGGCCCGGCGATGGCGACCGTGACCGTCACCGTGTCGATTCCGCTCACCGCCGGCGAGGAGGCGCTCTCGTCGTCCGCCCGCCGGTTGTTGGAGGCCGCCCGGGAGCTGGTGGAACGGGGTGAGGCGACGGTGGAGATGCCGACGGTCGACGCGACCCGGGCGCAGCCCGGCGCGGCGCTCGACCAGATCGGCGCCGGCCGCGACGCGCCGGGTCCGACGTCGGCGGCCGGTGGGGTGTTCACCGACCCCGCCACCCGGTCACGGCGGACCACCACGGTCGCCGTGCCGGCACTGCACGTCATGGTCGCGTCGCGGACCGTTCTGTTGGACGGCGAGCCGCTGCTGCTGACCCGACTCGAGTTCGATCTCCTGCTGCACCTGGTGGAGAACCCTCGCCGGGTCTTCACCCGGTTGCAGTTGCTCGCCGCGGTATGGGGCTACGAGCACACCGGGGTGCGTACCGTGGACGTGCACATCCGCCGGCTCCGCGGCAAGGTGGGCAACTCGCCCCTGATCACCACCGTGTACGGCGTCGGCTACCGGCTCGCCGACGACGTCCGGATCAGCATCGACACCGCCGGCTGA
- a CDS encoding DMT family transporter — protein MTDLLISVAFAVASAGAYALGAVVQERLAVRLGAQTPWRAIVRALLRARRWWLSVALNAAGALLHVAALAYGPLSVVQPLGVLTLVLALPIGAAFTARRVAARQWVGAAATVLGLLLLLTLTVPGSGDGMTAADGTVLIVASAVVLTAMIAGTAALRRPVPRSLLYATGAGVAFAVASALTHAVTREYAEHSVAALIGPTVPAIAAMAIAGVLLSQLAYRGGGLGAPLATVTLANPVASAVIGVALFGERFADGPLAMVLLVSACGTAGVGILLLAPPTAATDIADPMDPVSDRPRPLALCRR, from the coding sequence GTGACCGACTTACTGATCTCCGTGGCCTTCGCTGTCGCCTCCGCCGGCGCGTACGCCCTCGGCGCCGTGGTCCAGGAACGGCTCGCCGTCCGGCTCGGGGCCCAGACCCCCTGGCGGGCGATCGTCCGGGCGCTACTCCGGGCCCGGCGCTGGTGGCTGTCGGTGGCGCTGAACGCTGCCGGCGCGCTGCTGCACGTTGCGGCGCTCGCGTACGGCCCGCTGTCGGTGGTACAGCCGCTCGGTGTCCTGACCCTCGTGCTGGCCCTGCCGATCGGCGCCGCGTTCACCGCCCGGCGGGTCGCCGCCCGGCAGTGGGTGGGGGCTGCGGCGACCGTGCTCGGTCTGCTCCTGCTACTCACCCTGACAGTGCCGGGCAGCGGCGACGGGATGACCGCAGCGGACGGCACCGTCCTGATCGTGGCCAGCGCCGTCGTGCTCACCGCGATGATCGCCGGCACTGCGGCGCTGCGGCGCCCGGTGCCCCGCAGCCTGCTCTACGCCACCGGCGCCGGCGTCGCGTTCGCCGTCGCATCCGCGCTGACCCACGCGGTGACCCGCGAGTACGCCGAGCACTCAGTGGCCGCCCTGATCGGCCCGACCGTGCCGGCCATCGCCGCGATGGCCATCGCCGGGGTGCTGCTGTCACAGCTCGCCTACCGCGGCGGCGGCCTTGGCGCGCCGCTGGCCACGGTCACCCTGGCCAACCCGGTCGCGTCAGCGGTGATCGGGGTGGCGCTGTTCGGGGAACGCTTCGCTGACGGGCCGCTCGCTATGGTGCTGCTGGTGAGCGCCTGCGGCACCGCCGGTGTCGGGATCCTGCTGCTGGCACCGCCGACCGCAGCGACCGACATCGCCGACCCGATGGACCCGGTCTCCGACCGGCCGCGTCCGCTGGCGCTCTGCCGCCGCTGA
- a CDS encoding Vms1/Ankzf1 family peptidyl-tRNA hydrolase, producing the protein MDLSFLRPLYARPGPWASVYLDASHDTEDAVDALELRWRALRDQLDQQGADPASVAALGAAVTRHVPRTGEYGLALSAASGEVVLHNYLPAPPQRDLATVGPLPHAMPLVAQRGEEISWLRVLVSRTGAEIDAVSAGGLPRQAGVDGPAAHPIRKVKPGAWSQARFQRAAEVSWRRNAGASAAATAALADQIGAEALVVAGDPDARQLLVGQLPRRWQSRTVQTDAGSRAVGADPEPLTEATIQAIAAVAAEHTDRALDRYGAQQGRGDGLPAVVDALQRAQVDTLLLVDDPSSTQRVWIGPEPTQIALDPADLAVMAVDEPCEVRADAALLRALAATDADLVLVGPGDADLDGGVGAVLRYSDPVTS; encoded by the coding sequence ATGGATCTGTCCTTCCTGCGGCCGCTCTACGCCCGGCCCGGACCGTGGGCGTCGGTATACCTGGACGCCTCACACGACACCGAGGACGCGGTGGACGCGCTCGAACTGCGCTGGCGGGCGCTGCGTGATCAGTTGGACCAGCAGGGCGCCGATCCGGCGTCGGTCGCGGCGCTCGGCGCGGCGGTGACCCGGCATGTGCCCCGCACCGGTGAGTACGGTCTCGCGCTCAGCGCCGCCAGCGGCGAGGTGGTGCTGCACAACTATCTGCCGGCACCGCCCCAGCGTGACCTCGCCACGGTCGGCCCGCTGCCGCACGCGATGCCGCTGGTCGCTCAGCGGGGCGAGGAGATCAGTTGGCTGCGGGTACTGGTTAGTCGCACCGGGGCCGAAATCGACGCGGTCAGCGCCGGCGGGCTGCCCCGGCAGGCCGGCGTCGACGGCCCGGCCGCCCACCCGATCCGCAAGGTGAAACCAGGGGCCTGGTCCCAGGCCCGGTTCCAGCGGGCGGCCGAGGTGTCGTGGCGGCGCAACGCCGGTGCCAGCGCCGCGGCGACGGCAGCGCTGGCCGACCAGATCGGGGCCGAGGCGCTGGTGGTCGCCGGCGACCCGGACGCACGCCAACTTCTGGTCGGCCAACTACCGAGACGCTGGCAGTCGCGTACGGTGCAGACCGATGCCGGGTCGCGCGCGGTGGGTGCCGATCCCGAGCCGTTGACCGAGGCCACCATCCAGGCCATCGCCGCGGTGGCCGCCGAGCACACCGACCGGGCACTGGACCGCTACGGCGCGCAACAGGGCCGGGGCGATGGTCTGCCCGCCGTGGTCGACGCGCTGCAGCGGGCTCAGGTCGACACGCTGCTGCTGGTCGATGACCCCTCCTCGACCCAGCGGGTCTGGATCGGTCCGGAGCCGACCCAGATCGCCCTGGATCCGGCCGACCTGGCCGTCATGGCGGTGGACGAGCCCTGCGAGGTCCGCGCCGACGCGGCGCTGCTGCGCGCACTGGCGGCCACCGACGCCGATCTGGTGCTGGTCGGGCCCGGTGACGCTGATCTGGATGGCGGGGTCGGCGCCGTGCTGCGGTATTCCGATCCGGTCACCAGTTGA
- a CDS encoding SigB/SigF/SigG family RNA polymerase sigma factor, producing the protein MSGQRRTVTRSEHALEDLDGAALSYAARFADQAESRRRDLREELVQLALPFAGRLARRYRGRGEPLEDLEQVARLGLVKAVDRYDPDRGSFTAYAAVTITGEIKRHFRDRTWGVHVPRRLQDLTIEVSQATAVLTSELSRSPTVAELAERLDTSEEDILAALESAAGYTPASLNGPVGDDGPAELGDMFGALDADLESVDDRLTVSGLLYRLPARERRILAMRFYGNYTQSDIAAEFGISQMHVSRLLSRTLTWLRQAMLTDAPPRWESGIAQPEPTDAALTISVHRVDGRTEIGLTGELDREAAERVRAGLVDAVRAAGSDAEVLVDLDGVGFVDAAGIAALLASHEAARRAAVRLRFVRPQPYVRRSLTVAGLAPLFAVA; encoded by the coding sequence ATGTCCGGACAAAGGCGTACGGTAACTCGTTCGGAACACGCGCTGGAGGACCTCGACGGAGCAGCTCTGTCCTACGCGGCCCGGTTCGCCGACCAGGCTGAGAGCCGGCGCCGGGACCTGCGGGAGGAGCTCGTCCAACTGGCCCTGCCGTTCGCCGGTCGGCTGGCCCGACGCTACCGCGGCCGCGGCGAGCCGCTGGAGGATCTCGAGCAGGTCGCCCGGCTCGGGCTGGTCAAGGCGGTGGACCGCTACGACCCGGACCGCGGCTCGTTCACCGCCTACGCGGCGGTGACCATCACCGGAGAGATCAAACGCCACTTCCGGGACCGGACCTGGGGTGTGCACGTGCCCCGCCGGCTGCAGGACCTCACCATCGAGGTGAGCCAGGCGACCGCGGTGCTGACCAGCGAGCTGTCCCGGTCGCCGACCGTCGCCGAACTCGCCGAGCGGCTGGACACCTCCGAAGAGGACATCCTCGCGGCCCTGGAATCCGCCGCCGGCTACACGCCCGCGTCGCTGAACGGGCCGGTCGGCGACGACGGACCCGCCGAGCTGGGCGACATGTTCGGCGCCCTCGACGCCGACCTGGAGTCCGTCGACGACCGGCTCACGGTCAGCGGGCTGCTCTACCGGCTGCCGGCTCGGGAACGCCGGATCCTCGCCATGCGCTTCTACGGCAACTACACCCAGTCGGACATCGCCGCCGAGTTCGGCATCTCCCAGATGCATGTCTCCCGGCTGCTGTCCCGGACCTTGACCTGGCTGCGCCAGGCGATGCTGACCGACGCCCCGCCCCGGTGGGAGTCCGGGATCGCCCAGCCGGAGCCGACCGACGCCGCGCTCACCATCTCCGTGCACCGCGTTGACGGCCGAACCGAGATCGGCCTGACCGGCGAACTCGACCGGGAGGCAGCCGAACGGGTCCGCGCCGGACTGGTCGACGCGGTGCGGGCCGCCGGCAGCGACGCCGAGGTCCTGGTCGACCTGGACGGCGTCGGCTTTGTCGACGCCGCCGGCATCGCCGCGTTGCTGGCCAGCCACGAGGCCGCCCGCCGCGCGGCGGTACGGCTACGGTTCGTCCGGCCGCAGCCCTACGTGCGACGCAGCCTGACCGTGGCCGGCCTGGCACCGCTGTTCGCCGTGGCCTGA
- a CDS encoding GAF and ANTAR domain-containing protein, which produces MIRCTDFDQAVEHLARTTRSALPGVTYASVCFLRAGRPASVAASDPLVKDLDELQYASDGPAMTAIRDREIVLADPGADSPRWPQWSRAAVDRGIRSVLCAPVDVDDEAIGAINLYAERVGALGVGEQLTALLLAEHAGLLLAAVRDRRRGGAAGGADADRPEYGDVIGPAIGIVMTQRRCPAAEALAVLREAAEATAMPLPEVAERLVASVLRADSQQR; this is translated from the coding sequence ATGATCCGGTGCACCGATTTCGACCAGGCGGTGGAGCATCTCGCCCGCACCACCCGATCCGCGCTGCCCGGGGTGACGTATGCGAGCGTCTGCTTTCTCCGGGCCGGCCGGCCCGCTTCGGTGGCGGCGTCCGATCCACTGGTCAAGGATCTGGATGAGCTTCAGTACGCCTCCGACGGACCGGCGATGACCGCGATCCGGGACCGCGAGATCGTGCTGGCCGATCCGGGTGCCGACTCGCCGCGCTGGCCGCAGTGGAGCCGGGCGGCGGTCGACCGGGGGATCCGTTCCGTGCTCTGCGCGCCGGTGGACGTCGACGACGAGGCGATCGGTGCGATCAACCTGTACGCGGAGCGGGTCGGGGCGCTCGGTGTCGGCGAGCAGTTGACCGCCCTGCTCCTCGCCGAGCACGCCGGACTGCTCCTCGCAGCGGTGCGGGACCGGCGTCGCGGCGGGGCGGCGGGCGGGGCCGACGCCGACCGTCCGGAGTACGGCGACGTGATCGGCCCGGCGATCGGCATCGTGATGACCCAGCGGCGGTGCCCGGCCGCGGAGGCGCTCGCGGTGCTGCGCGAGGCGGCCGAGGCGACCGCGATGCCGTTGCCGGAGGTCGCCGAGCGGCTGGTGGCGTCGGTGCTGCGGGCCGACAGCCAGCAGCGGTGA
- a CDS encoding glucosyl-3-phosphoglycerate synthase → MGYARTAVAPTVADWTARRTGSAGRWTPWELAMAKARSGRRVSVVLPARNEEATVGAIVESIVGNLVDRVPLVDDVLVVDSRSDDSTAAVAAAAGARVVGQDEMTRGLPRLEGKGDALWAGLAAADGDLIAFVDADLREFQPAFVTGLLGPLLTDESVSFVKGFYHRPLVRSSDVEADAGGRVTEIMARPLFNLFWPDLSGFVQPLAGEYAGRRDVLEQIPFVSGYGVETAMLIDLLDVCGLDSLAQVDLGERRHRHQSTEALGRMSAQILLTAWSRLYRKGWVISERPPGGLLTQFRRGEAEALSNLEREVVVSDVSVQERPPLGQHRRALATAAAG, encoded by the coding sequence ATGGGGTACGCGCGAACGGCCGTCGCTCCCACGGTTGCGGACTGGACCGCCCGTCGCACCGGGTCGGCGGGCCGGTGGACGCCCTGGGAACTGGCCATGGCCAAGGCCAGGTCCGGCCGACGGGTGAGCGTCGTACTGCCGGCCCGCAACGAGGAGGCCACCGTCGGCGCCATCGTCGAGTCGATCGTCGGGAACCTGGTGGACCGGGTGCCGCTGGTCGACGACGTGTTGGTGGTCGACTCCCGGTCCGACGACAGTACGGCGGCCGTGGCCGCGGCCGCCGGCGCCCGAGTCGTCGGCCAGGACGAGATGACCCGGGGCCTGCCGCGGCTGGAGGGCAAGGGCGACGCGCTCTGGGCCGGGCTGGCCGCCGCCGACGGGGATCTGATCGCCTTCGTCGACGCCGACCTGCGGGAGTTTCAGCCTGCCTTCGTGACCGGGCTGCTCGGCCCGCTGCTCACCGACGAGTCGGTCAGCTTCGTCAAGGGTTTCTACCACCGGCCGCTGGTCCGGTCGAGCGACGTCGAGGCGGATGCCGGTGGCCGGGTCACGGAGATCATGGCCCGACCGCTGTTCAATCTCTTCTGGCCGGACCTGTCGGGATTCGTCCAGCCGTTGGCCGGCGAATACGCCGGCCGACGCGACGTGCTGGAGCAGATCCCGTTCGTCTCCGGCTACGGGGTGGAGACCGCGATGCTGATCGACCTGCTCGACGTCTGTGGGCTGGACTCCCTGGCCCAGGTCGACCTCGGCGAGCGGCGGCACCGGCACCAGAGCACCGAGGCGTTGGGACGGATGTCCGCCCAGATCCTGTTGACCGCCTGGTCGCGGCTCTACCGCAAGGGCTGGGTGATCTCGGAACGTCCGCCCGGCGGTCTACTCACCCAGTTCCGCCGCGGCGAGGCCGAGGCACTGAGCAATCTGGAACGCGAGGTCGTCGTCAGCGACGTGTCGGTCCAGGAACGGCCCCCGCTGGGCCAGCACCGGCGGGCGCTGGCAACCGCGGCTGCCGGCTGA